A genomic region of Vibrio ziniensis contains the following coding sequences:
- the clcA gene encoding H(+)/Cl(-) exchange transporter ClcA has protein sequence MTNREKFTQSFLAKVPKDAINQFLSKDKTPISVLFLSLTVGILAGIVGTYFEKAVHFVSETRTEWLISEIGNLLPLWLAAFIISAALAFVGYYLVHRFAPEAAGSGIPEIEGAMDGIRPVRWWRVIPVKFFGGMGALGSGMVLGREGPTVQMGGAIGRMISDVFRVKSEDTRHSLLASGAAGGLAAAFNAPLAGIMFVVEEMRPQFRYSLISIRAVIISAVSANIVFRLINGQEAVITMPEYDAPELKALGLFLFLGMLFGIFGVIFNRLITLSQDIFVRIHQNQRKRYLITGSLLGGFFGLTLLYIPELTGGGINFIPDVTNGNYSATVLLLLFIGRIFTTVVCFGSGAPGGIFAPMLALGTLFGYAFGLIAKSIFPELDIEPGMFAIAGMGALFCATVRAPITGILLVIEMTGNYNLILPLIITGLGAVIFAQMFGGQPIYSQLLNRTLKNEKLRQQDLPQQE, from the coding sequence ATGACCAACAGAGAGAAATTTACGCAAAGTTTTCTAGCAAAAGTTCCAAAAGATGCTATCAACCAGTTTCTCTCTAAAGATAAAACGCCGATCTCAGTTCTGTTTTTGTCTCTTACAGTGGGAATATTGGCAGGTATTGTCGGTACTTACTTTGAAAAAGCCGTTCATTTCGTTTCAGAAACACGTACTGAATGGCTGATTAGTGAGATTGGCAACCTACTTCCTCTTTGGTTGGCTGCATTCATCATCAGTGCCGCGCTAGCATTTGTCGGTTATTATCTTGTTCACCGTTTCGCTCCGGAAGCGGCAGGTTCAGGTATTCCGGAAATTGAAGGTGCGATGGATGGTATTCGTCCTGTACGTTGGTGGCGCGTTATTCCAGTAAAATTTTTTGGCGGCATGGGTGCATTAGGTTCTGGTATGGTTTTAGGACGTGAAGGCCCTACTGTACAGATGGGCGGCGCAATCGGGCGTATGATTTCTGATGTGTTCCGAGTAAAGAGTGAGGACACTCGCCACTCTCTTCTCGCCTCTGGCGCCGCTGGCGGTCTGGCGGCGGCATTCAACGCTCCTCTTGCTGGCATCATGTTTGTCGTAGAAGAGATGCGTCCGCAATTTCGCTATTCGCTTATCTCTATTCGAGCAGTCATTATTTCTGCGGTGTCCGCCAATATCGTGTTCCGTTTGATCAACGGTCAGGAAGCGGTTATCACCATGCCCGAATACGATGCACCAGAACTGAAAGCGCTCGGTTTATTTCTGTTTTTGGGTATGTTGTTTGGCATTTTCGGCGTGATATTTAACCGTCTTATCACGTTGTCTCAGGACATCTTCGTTCGCATCCATCAAAACCAGCGCAAACGCTATCTGATCACAGGCTCACTACTTGGTGGCTTTTTTGGTTTAACACTACTTTACATTCCAGAATTAACAGGTGGTGGTATCAACTTTATTCCTGATGTGACCAACGGCAATTACAGTGCAACGGTTCTACTGCTGCTTTTCATCGGTCGTATTTTCACAACCGTGGTCTGTTTTGGTTCTGGTGCACCTGGCGGTATCTTTGCGCCTATGTTGGCACTCGGTACTCTGTTTGGATATGCCTTTGGTTTGATTGCAAAAAGCATTTTCCCTGAATTGGATATCGAGCCAGGAATGTTTGCCATTGCCGGTATGGGTGCGTTGTTCTGCGCGACAGTTCGTGCGCCGATTACTGGTATTTTACTGGTTATCGAAATGACAGGTAACTACAACCTGATTCTTCCTCTGATTATTACAGGTTTAGGTGCGGTGATATTCGCTCAGATGTTTGGCGGACAACCAATCTACAGCCAACTACTTAATCGTACGTTGAAGAACGAAAAACTTCGCCAGCAAGATCTACCGCAGCAAGAGTAA
- a CDS encoding TDT family transporter: MLKLRYNTVGRCYAEFSLNWKRFLQVQGVPPSQAALALGMIGLGQAWALYFPMVGLTIRPYLAAIGALLLLPVLAKYLTNYKTFLADISHPLSGSLMAPMSMALLILCDYLAVISPLVAYPIWALAMMLHFTMMVLFFGFQLMNFKISNIVPSWFLYPVGMISSSLAGTQFGHNVFSETLVQVCVAIYFVMLPVVLYRLVFFGSLPRRARPTLAIMAAPINLTLATYLVNFPHPDPILTGALAGIAIAMTLLIYLCYIRLLRLKFQPSIAAVTFPSVISAIAMHRLTTFFESDYPHWHWLHNFGFLELTIATVLVIWVSTGYIRMYWPEFFSNRSASK, translated from the coding sequence ATGCTCAAACTTCGTTACAACACTGTAGGACGTTGTTATGCGGAGTTTTCGTTGAACTGGAAAAGGTTTCTTCAAGTACAAGGGGTTCCCCCATCTCAAGCAGCCCTTGCTCTAGGCATGATTGGCTTGGGTCAAGCGTGGGCGCTATATTTCCCTATGGTCGGTCTTACTATCCGCCCTTATTTGGCTGCGATAGGCGCACTCTTGTTGCTGCCTGTTTTGGCTAAATATCTGACCAACTACAAAACCTTTCTCGCAGATATCAGCCATCCTCTTTCAGGAAGCCTTATGGCGCCAATGAGTATGGCATTATTGATACTCTGTGATTACTTAGCGGTTATCTCCCCACTCGTTGCCTATCCGATTTGGGCATTAGCTATGATGCTGCACTTTACGATGATGGTTTTGTTCTTCGGCTTTCAACTGATGAACTTCAAAATATCGAACATTGTACCTAGCTGGTTTTTATATCCGGTGGGAATGATCAGCAGCTCTCTGGCAGGAACACAGTTCGGACACAATGTTTTTTCAGAAACACTAGTACAAGTGTGTGTCGCAATCTACTTCGTCATGCTACCTGTTGTTTTGTACCGTTTAGTCTTCTTTGGTTCTCTACCTCGCAGGGCTAGACCAACACTTGCGATCATGGCCGCACCAATTAACTTAACGCTTGCTACTTATCTGGTGAACTTCCCGCACCCAGATCCGATTCTAACAGGTGCTTTAGCTGGCATAGCGATTGCCATGACGCTGCTAATCTACTTATGTTACATACGTTTGTTGCGGTTGAAGTTTCAACCTTCTATCGCTGCCGTCACTTTCCCCTCAGTGATCAGTGCTATCGCAATGCACCGATTAACCACCTTTTTTGAGTCAGATTACCCACACTGGCACTGGCTGCATAATTTTGGTTTCTTAGAATTGACGATTGCGACGGTGTTAGTGATTTGGGTTTCTACAGGTTATATTAGAATGTATTGGCCAGAGTTTTTCTCTAACAGAAGCGCTTCCAAATAA
- a CDS encoding sensor domain-containing diguanylate cyclase, with protein sequence MDDYLKRINQLEQQVEKLTRENQRLDEKLNAALDGNGLCLWENHLPTGKLTIFNMEWGKMLGFQPQELEATVEIWKSRLHPDDYDLAVGAFEDHVNGKVDTYQVIHRMIHNDGSTSWVSDRGRIVEYDEQGKPLRMMGTHIDITKEKRYELELARLATLDPLTNLLNRKVLVEKCDEICSGILEQPASLIFIDLDNFKTVNDHLGHKAGDAVLMKVTDWLKQCAPSESIIARLGGDEFVVLCVDHSRDVISRYIDQLLTNVSEPLKLDSGLAHIGFSIGVCDFTTSNYTFEELYELADKAMYQVKHSGKNGVAYISAEKK encoded by the coding sequence ATGGACGATTATTTAAAGCGAATTAATCAACTAGAGCAGCAAGTTGAAAAACTGACTCGTGAAAATCAGCGCTTGGATGAAAAGCTTAACGCTGCACTTGACGGAAATGGCCTCTGCTTGTGGGAAAATCATTTACCCACTGGCAAACTCACCATCTTTAATATGGAGTGGGGTAAGATGCTTGGCTTTCAACCGCAAGAGTTGGAAGCGACAGTGGAAATCTGGAAGAGCCGTTTACATCCTGATGATTATGATTTAGCTGTCGGTGCATTTGAAGACCATGTTAATGGCAAGGTGGACACGTATCAGGTGATTCATCGAATGATTCACAATGATGGCAGTACAAGCTGGGTATCTGATCGTGGACGTATTGTTGAATACGATGAACAAGGCAAGCCTCTGCGAATGATGGGGACTCATATCGATATCACAAAGGAAAAGCGTTACGAACTTGAACTTGCAAGGTTGGCAACGTTAGATCCTTTAACCAACCTACTTAACCGCAAAGTGCTTGTCGAAAAGTGCGATGAAATTTGCAGCGGCATTTTAGAACAACCAGCATCTCTGATTTTTATTGATTTAGACAACTTCAAGACAGTCAACGATCACCTAGGGCATAAAGCGGGTGATGCGGTCTTAATGAAAGTAACGGATTGGCTAAAACAGTGTGCGCCGAGTGAGTCAATTATCGCTCGTCTTGGCGGCGATGAGTTCGTGGTGCTGTGTGTTGATCACTCAAGAGATGTTATTAGCCGTTACATCGACCAATTGCTGACCAATGTCAGTGAGCCTCTCAAGTTAGACAGCGGTTTAGCGCATATCGGTTTTAGTATTGGTGTTTGCGACTTTACAACGTCCAATTACACATTCGAAGAGCTGTACGAGCTTGCTGATAAAGCCATGTATCAGGTCAAACACAGTGGTAAAAATGGTGTCGCGTATATCAGTGCAGAAAAAAAATAG
- a CDS encoding DEAD/DEAH box helicase: MGFTSLGLSAPILKAIEEKGYTIPSPIQMQAIPAVLEGKDVMAAAQTGTGKTAGFTLPILELLSGGQKVRGNQVRALVLTPTRELAAQVEENVNTYSRHLPLSSAVVFGGVKINPQMLRLRKGADVLVATPGRLLDLYNQNAVKFDQLEVLVLDEADRMLDMGFIRDIRKILELLPKRRQNLLFSATFSDEIRALAKTMVNNPVEISVSPANSTARTVEQCIYPADVKKKAPMLVKLIKDDNWQQVLVFTKTKHGANKLSAFLNDEGITAAPIHGNKSQSARTKALADFKTGEVRVLVATDIAARGIDIPQLPQVVNFELPKVAEDYVHRIGRTGRAGEVGKAITLVSALEASELFAIERLIQQVLPRMELAGFAPSNKVPESVLDTRPIKPKKPKKPKKPKAPNTEGAYSAQSSSKAGKPAAKPHAKPTQHTNPKEHAKSKEHGKPKANGENKQRAKGVADKAKSDQKPTANKSGGNGKLNRNGKQGSNGKPTISSKPSANSKPSGNRKPNHGSNQNRSQNNSKPSA; the protein is encoded by the coding sequence ATGGGTTTTACCTCGCTAGGTCTTTCTGCGCCAATCCTTAAAGCTATTGAAGAAAAAGGATACACCATTCCTTCACCTATCCAAATGCAGGCGATTCCGGCTGTATTAGAAGGCAAAGATGTCATGGCAGCGGCACAGACAGGTACAGGTAAAACTGCGGGCTTTACGCTGCCAATTCTGGAGCTACTTTCAGGTGGCCAAAAAGTGCGTGGTAATCAAGTTCGCGCTCTGGTTTTAACACCAACTCGCGAGCTTGCAGCTCAAGTTGAAGAGAACGTCAATACCTATAGCCGTCACCTGCCACTTTCTAGCGCGGTAGTGTTCGGTGGAGTAAAGATTAACCCGCAAATGCTACGCCTGCGCAAAGGCGCTGACGTATTGGTTGCAACACCCGGTCGTCTACTGGATTTATACAACCAAAATGCAGTGAAATTCGACCAACTGGAAGTTTTAGTTCTAGACGAAGCTGACCGTATGCTTGATATGGGCTTCATCCGTGATATTCGCAAGATCCTAGAGTTATTGCCAAAGCGTCGCCAAAACTTGTTGTTTTCGGCAACCTTCTCTGACGAAATTCGCGCACTTGCTAAGACCATGGTGAATAACCCTGTTGAGATCTCAGTAAGCCCTGCGAACTCAACAGCAAGGACGGTAGAACAATGCATCTACCCGGCAGACGTGAAGAAGAAAGCGCCTATGCTGGTCAAACTGATCAAAGATGACAACTGGCAACAAGTACTGGTGTTTACTAAAACTAAGCACGGCGCAAACAAACTGTCGGCTTTCTTAAATGATGAAGGCATTACTGCAGCACCGATTCACGGTAACAAAAGTCAAAGCGCTCGTACCAAAGCCCTAGCCGATTTCAAAACTGGTGAAGTACGTGTTTTAGTTGCGACTGATATTGCAGCACGCGGTATCGACATCCCTCAGCTACCGCAAGTGGTTAACTTTGAATTACCAAAAGTAGCTGAAGATTACGTTCACCGTATTGGTCGTACAGGACGTGCTGGTGAAGTGGGTAAAGCCATTACGTTAGTGTCGGCACTTGAAGCATCAGAGCTGTTTGCTATTGAACGTCTAATTCAACAAGTGCTGCCACGTATGGAACTTGCAGGTTTTGCACCGTCAAATAAAGTGCCTGAGTCTGTTTTAGACACGCGCCCAATTAAGCCGAAAAAGCCTAAGAAACCGAAGAAGCCTAAAGCGCCAAATACAGAAGGTGCTTACTCTGCTCAAAGTTCTTCAAAAGCGGGCAAACCTGCGGCTAAGCCACACGCTAAACCAACGCAGCACACTAACCCAAAAGAGCACGCTAAATCGAAAGAACACGGTAAGCCAAAAGCGAATGGTGAAAACAAACAACGCGCTAAGGGAGTTGCAGATAAAGCAAAATCTGACCAGAAACCAACGGCTAACAAGTCCGGTGGCAACGGTAAACTAAACAGAAATGGTAAACAGGGCTCAAATGGCAAACCGACTATAAGCAGTAAGCCAAGTGCAAACAGCAAGCCAAGCGGTAACAGAAAACCGAATCACGGTTCAAACCAAAACCGCAGTCAAAACAATAGTAAGCCATCGGCATAA
- a CDS encoding universal stress protein produces the protein MKYQHILVALELTEENKALINKAVSMANTFDADVSFIHVAGAVGEVYTQLIDIQQDPTQKPLNQHSNELLQSFQKYTKEQFPDFPIKHFWVGTGSLGNKLKKVIEQHDYDLLICGHHHDFWSNMVSYSRGLINKSSIDILVVPMES, from the coding sequence ATGAAATACCAACATATCTTAGTCGCACTAGAGCTGACCGAAGAGAACAAAGCATTAATCAATAAAGCGGTTTCAATGGCGAATACTTTCGACGCTGACGTCTCATTTATTCATGTCGCGGGTGCGGTTGGTGAGGTGTATACCCAGTTAATTGATATTCAACAAGACCCAACTCAAAAGCCTCTTAATCAGCATTCCAATGAGCTTCTTCAAAGCTTCCAGAAATACACCAAAGAGCAATTTCCTGATTTTCCGATCAAACATTTCTGGGTAGGGACTGGCAGCTTGGGTAACAAGCTTAAAAAAGTCATTGAACAGCATGATTACGATTTACTGATCTGCGGACATCATCATGACTTTTGGAGCAATATGGTTTCTTACTCTCGAGGTCTTATCAACAAGTCATCGATTGATATTTTAGTCGTACCGATGGAATCTTAA
- the arfB gene encoding alternative ribosome rescue aminoacyl-tRNA hydrolase ArfB: MLKISNTVELADWEIELSAIRAMGSGGQNVNKVSSAIHLRFDIQRSTLPAIYKEKLLALSDSRITKEGVIIIKAQTFRTQEQNREDALNRLRELIANTMVVEKKRRPTRPTRASQVRRVEAKKRNGANKSLRGKVTY; this comes from the coding sequence ATGCTGAAAATCTCCAACACCGTTGAACTTGCCGATTGGGAAATTGAGCTTTCTGCGATCCGCGCAATGGGCAGCGGTGGGCAGAATGTGAATAAGGTTTCCAGTGCTATCCACCTTCGTTTTGATATCCAGCGTTCAACACTTCCTGCGATCTACAAAGAAAAGTTACTTGCTCTCTCAGATAGCAGAATCACCAAAGAAGGGGTGATCATCATTAAAGCGCAGACCTTCCGTACTCAAGAACAAAACCGCGAAGATGCTTTAAACCGACTGCGAGAATTGATTGCCAACACCATGGTTGTGGAGAAGAAACGCCGACCGACTAGGCCAACTCGCGCTTCTCAAGTGCGACGTGTTGAAGCAAAGAAAAGAAACGGTGCAAACAAGTCACTCCGAGGAAAAGTGACCTATTAA
- a CDS encoding bifunctional diguanylate cyclase/phosphodiesterase has translation MTPLNDRKLLNIIRYAPAVFITLFAVVVNVILIQSNRIESEEKIEFIRENLIEQQKQVIQDQIKQIADQIDRQKSQTEKTLQKQIYDRVYEAHKIASNIYERNRNKPTEEVMKMITEALRPIRFNHGRGYFFIYDSNGINVMHSLFPQLEGHSVWNTKDVRGTLIVQEHIARMQAAGGEAFYRWWYSKPDVDAKEQFEKIGFGKLFEPYGWYVGTGDYIVDVESDIKMQVVEWLQFFRYGDNDYVFIIDEEGTIVSHPEPSMVNTHVSDELGSQLAEIRAKKDGDRSGFTHYMAKYMPGAPNGGEKISYLKMIDGWDWTIGTGFYVQRFEAYLADNVSALEESNRAELKRVVLASLVSTLIIIALSLKLGRAIGDRFNRFQERIGKDFNELKQIKDKLKYLAEHDSLTDLPNRLLLNGIIHSGIDYAHHNRCFGAVMLLDVDDFKKINDLYGHSAGDKLLKTVSRKFESILGPHDTVSRFGGDEFIFCFPDLSDDRAAREKVLAIQRVFEDKFIIDGKVLTTNCSIGVAMFPSDDTDPEALIRKADVVLYKSKAHHKGSAMFYSNDVNEEIQLDYMIEEELRKALKEEEIKVLYQPQIDVQSGKNIGVEALARWNSKRLGPISPIKFIAAAEDIGVIHELGYFVFRKACEDILSISPNGHDAMGVSINISPKQLMEPSFPETLLEVTQKIGIDISRVTLEITENVLLEDLNMVAERLNSMKAYGFGLSLDDFGTGYSSLSYLNTLPITEIKIDRSFTDKILVSEQTRTLVKAIIAIGSSCKMTVVAEGVETMEQFNALSEHGCDVVQGYYFAPPLTIESISEIFCSSLQSGSESN, from the coding sequence ATGACGCCATTAAACGATAGAAAATTGCTGAATATTATTCGATATGCGCCAGCAGTGTTCATCACTCTATTTGCAGTTGTGGTTAATGTTATCCTTATTCAAAGCAACCGAATCGAGTCGGAAGAAAAAATAGAGTTCATCCGTGAAAACCTGATTGAGCAGCAGAAACAAGTTATTCAAGACCAAATAAAACAAATTGCCGATCAAATTGATAGGCAAAAAAGCCAGACAGAAAAAACGCTGCAAAAGCAAATTTATGACCGAGTGTACGAAGCGCATAAGATTGCCTCTAATATCTACGAGCGCAACCGGAATAAGCCAACAGAAGAAGTGATGAAAATGATTACGGAGGCACTACGACCAATCCGTTTTAATCATGGGCGCGGATATTTCTTCATTTATGACTCCAATGGTATCAATGTGATGCACAGTTTGTTCCCTCAGTTAGAGGGGCATTCCGTATGGAATACTAAAGATGTTCGCGGAACTCTTATTGTTCAGGAGCACATCGCTAGAATGCAAGCGGCAGGTGGGGAAGCTTTTTATCGTTGGTGGTACAGCAAACCAGATGTGGATGCGAAAGAACAGTTTGAGAAAATTGGTTTTGGTAAGTTGTTCGAACCCTATGGTTGGTACGTAGGTACGGGCGATTACATTGTTGATGTTGAATCGGATATCAAGATGCAAGTTGTTGAGTGGCTTCAATTCTTTCGTTATGGCGACAATGATTACGTTTTTATCATTGATGAAGAAGGCACCATTGTTTCACACCCAGAGCCATCAATGGTTAATACTCATGTATCCGATGAGCTTGGTTCTCAATTAGCAGAGATCCGTGCTAAAAAAGATGGTGACCGTTCTGGTTTTACACACTATATGGCTAAATACATGCCAGGTGCTCCTAATGGCGGTGAAAAAATCAGTTATCTAAAAATGATTGATGGGTGGGACTGGACAATTGGAACCGGCTTTTACGTGCAGCGTTTTGAAGCATATCTTGCTGATAATGTTAGTGCTTTAGAAGAAAGCAATAGGGCCGAATTAAAGAGAGTTGTGTTAGCAAGTCTAGTTTCGACGCTTATTATCATTGCACTTTCGTTGAAACTTGGACGAGCCATTGGTGACCGCTTCAATCGTTTTCAGGAACGAATAGGTAAAGATTTCAATGAACTCAAACAGATCAAAGACAAACTGAAATATCTTGCTGAGCATGATTCGCTAACAGACTTACCCAATCGACTGCTGCTGAATGGAATCATCCACAGCGGAATTGACTATGCTCATCATAATCGCTGCTTTGGTGCTGTAATGCTGCTTGATGTGGATGATTTTAAGAAAATTAATGACCTCTATGGACATTCCGCAGGTGACAAATTACTTAAAACCGTGAGCCGAAAATTTGAGAGTATCCTTGGTCCTCATGATACCGTTTCACGGTTTGGTGGTGATGAGTTTATCTTTTGCTTCCCTGATTTATCCGATGACAGGGCGGCTAGAGAGAAAGTCTTGGCAATACAGCGGGTGTTTGAAGACAAATTCATTATTGATGGCAAAGTTTTAACTACCAACTGTAGTATAGGTGTTGCCATGTTCCCTAGCGATGACACTGATCCTGAGGCTTTAATTCGTAAAGCTGATGTCGTTTTATATAAATCAAAAGCGCACCATAAAGGAAGTGCGATGTTTTACAGCAATGATGTCAATGAGGAGATACAACTTGACTACATGATTGAAGAAGAGTTGAGAAAAGCGCTTAAGGAAGAAGAAATCAAAGTGCTTTATCAACCTCAAATTGATGTTCAGAGTGGAAAGAATATTGGTGTTGAGGCGCTCGCTCGCTGGAACAGTAAACGTCTGGGCCCTATTTCGCCAATCAAGTTTATCGCAGCAGCAGAGGATATTGGTGTTATCCACGAACTGGGTTATTTCGTATTTCGTAAAGCATGTGAAGATATCCTTTCCATCAGCCCTAATGGTCATGACGCGATGGGGGTATCTATCAACATTTCACCCAAGCAGCTTATGGAGCCAAGTTTCCCTGAAACCTTACTTGAAGTTACGCAAAAGATCGGAATTGATATTTCTCGAGTGACATTAGAAATTACTGAAAACGTGTTATTAGAAGATCTTAATATGGTTGCGGAACGCTTAAACAGCATGAAAGCATATGGTTTTGGACTCTCATTGGATGATTTTGGCACAGGCTATTCTTCGTTAAGCTATTTAAATACGCTACCCATCACCGAGATCAAGATTGATCGCTCCTTTACCGATAAAATCTTAGTGAGCGAACAAACTCGTACACTGGTGAAAGCGATTATTGCTATAGGAAGTTCCTGTAAAATGACTGTGGTTGCAGAAGGTGTTGAAACCATGGAGCAATTTAATGCGCTTTCAGAACATGGTTGCGATGTTGTACAGGGATATTATTTTGCCCCTCCTTTAACCATTGAATCGATCAGTGAAATCTTTTGCTCATCACTTCAGTCTGGTTCTGAATCAAACTAA